Proteins from a single region of Candidatus Cloacimonadota bacterium:
- the tagD gene encoding glycerol-3-phosphate cytidylyltransferase has protein sequence MIKVITYGTYDLFHYGHFRLLKRAKEFGDYLIVGVSTDEFNLIKGKKCVQPYEHRAEILRAIRYVDEVIPENNWEQKIDDIIKHNVNIFVMGSDWKGKFDFLKEYCTVMYLDRTADISTTALKMHMKTMQNKNIK, from the coding sequence ATGATTAAAGTTATAACATACGGCACCTATGACCTTTTCCATTATGGTCATTTCAGGTTATTGAAACGAGCAAAAGAATTTGGTGACTATCTTATCGTTGGTGTTTCCACTGATGAATTCAATCTTATTAAGGGCAAAAAATGCGTACAGCCCTATGAGCATAGAGCAGAAATCCTTCGCGCTATTAGATACGTCGATGAAGTAATACCGGAAAATAACTGGGAGCAGAAAATCGACGATATTATCAAACACAATGTTAATATCTTTGTGATGGGAAGTGATTGGAAAGGGAAATTCGATTTTCTTAAAGAATATTGCACAGTAATGTATTTGGATAGAACTGCTGATATATCAACAACTGCCCTTAAAATGCATATGAAAACAATGCAAAATAAAAATATCAAATAA
- the buk gene encoding butyrate kinase — protein sequence MPNCRILVVNPGSTSTKIAVFDNENEVFKKTLNHTPEELSPFPSLIDQFEFRKNIVEKALEENKIQLDTLGAVVGRGGLLKPVSSGVYKINDNMLNDLKDPSIWGRVHASNLGAFIARSLADELLIPSMIADPITVDEMEDIARISGVPSITRQSLFHALNIKSIARKTAKRLRKPLEKCNLIGVHMGGGVSVAAIKKGKVVDVNNALLGMGPFSPQRAGALPLGGIVDMCFSGKYTKGEVEKILTKRSGLIGYLGTDNGIEIEKEIEKGNTKFREIVEAMAYQIAKEIGACATVLKGKVDTIFITGGLAYDKFLPKWIEERVSFIAPIYLFPGEGEMEALAEAGLRVLNGHEELKNY from the coding sequence ATGCCTAATTGCCGTATTCTGGTTGTTAATCCTGGTTCTACATCAACCAAAATAGCAGTATTTGACAATGAAAATGAAGTCTTCAAAAAGACCCTGAACCATACACCTGAAGAACTCTCACCTTTCCCAAGCCTAATCGATCAGTTCGAGTTCAGAAAAAATATTGTTGAAAAAGCTTTGGAAGAAAACAAAATACAACTCGATACTCTTGGTGCAGTTGTGGGACGAGGAGGTCTTTTAAAACCTGTCTCGAGCGGAGTATATAAGATAAACGATAATATGTTGAATGACCTGAAAGATCCATCAATATGGGGAAGGGTCCATGCATCAAATCTTGGGGCATTCATTGCAAGATCATTAGCTGATGAGCTTCTTATTCCATCAATGATCGCTGACCCCATAACTGTTGATGAAATGGAAGATATTGCTCGGATCTCAGGAGTGCCATCAATTACCCGTCAAAGTTTGTTCCACGCACTGAATATTAAATCTATTGCGCGAAAGACAGCAAAAAGACTCCGGAAACCTCTTGAGAAGTGCAACTTGATCGGTGTTCATATGGGAGGAGGTGTGAGTGTTGCAGCAATAAAAAAAGGAAAAGTCGTTGATGTAAATAACGCTCTTCTCGGTATGGGACCATTCTCCCCGCAACGTGCTGGTGCACTTCCACTTGGAGGAATTGTTGACATGTGTTTTTCCGGTAAATATACAAAAGGTGAAGTTGAAAAGATACTCACAAAACGAAGTGGTTTGATCGGCTATCTTGGAACAGATAATGGTATTGAAATTGAAAAAGAAATCGAAAAGGGAAATACAAAATTTAGAGAAATCGTAGAAGCAATGGCATACCAGATTGCCAAAGAGATCGGGGCATGCGCAACGGTCCTGAAAGGAAAAGTAGATACAATTTTTATCACTGGCGGTCTTGCTTATGATAAATTCCTTCCAAAATGGATAGAAGAGCGCGTCAGCTTTATCGCTCCCATCTATTTATTCCCAGGGGAAGGAGAAATGGAAGCACTCGCTGAAGCTGGTCTCCGTGTTTTAAATGGACACGAAGAACTTAAAAATTATTAG
- a CDS encoding UvrD-helicase domain-containing protein, giving the protein MSSTILDMLNDKQREAVISTEGPVLILAGAGSGKTRCIVHRIAYLISEKKVSPYNILAVTFTNKAANEMKERLENQFGIHIRSLWVGTFHSMCARILRSESQYLPVTQNFTIYDEIDQQRIMKNVLKEINLAEANFPVKKILNIISNQKNNLIEYDEFSMDDSYYGKYLAEIYEAYQKYIIKNNGVDFDDLLLYIVKLFENHKEVLARYQDRFKYVMIDEYQDTNFAQYRFAYLLAKKHKNLCVVGDDDQSIYSWRGANVGNILSFEDDYDKPHIIRMTQNYRSTKRVLSASNELISHNQSRHEKELWTDKEEGKQISLYNVQNERQEAATVSQKIQELQNTRNVSLKDIAVFYRSNAQSRVFETQFIKDHIDYRIVGGVNFFQRKEIKDIVAYLRLIANTKDNESFMRIVNFPKRGIGQTTVSHLLDFAVERQQSLLEVIDNIEGCESLTTPAKEHLVLFKKMIDDFVDLSQNEPINNLVKKVVDVTEILDFYTHQDTIESESKADNIREFVASTDEFAENFITIHDKEPSLQEYMQNLSLVSDIDYSDTDRDVVSLMTMHNAKGLEFPYVFIVGAEDGLIPHRNSMESSGDIEEERRLFYVAMTRTIKELSISYAQSRRYYDSTMSSFPSRFLNEMNTLHFQMYDLTHFQIDASSVSNHRKQKKTFDLGTKDDTFRVGQRVEHTSFGKGRILSIRKDGELIKLTISFDSGELKKIISDYIKVL; this is encoded by the coding sequence ATGTCATCAACAATACTCGATATGCTTAATGATAAGCAACGCGAAGCTGTTATATCTACTGAAGGACCGGTTCTGATCCTGGCTGGTGCTGGAAGCGGAAAAACACGCTGTATTGTACATAGGATCGCATATCTTATCTCTGAAAAGAAGGTGAGTCCATACAACATTCTTGCGGTAACATTTACAAATAAAGCTGCTAATGAAATGAAAGAACGTCTTGAGAATCAGTTTGGCATTCATATTCGATCATTATGGGTAGGCACATTTCATTCTATGTGTGCACGAATCCTCCGAAGTGAATCACAGTACTTACCCGTTACACAGAATTTTACTATATATGATGAAATTGATCAGCAGCGTATTATGAAAAATGTGTTAAAAGAAATCAACCTCGCTGAAGCTAATTTCCCGGTAAAGAAAATCCTTAATATCATATCAAACCAAAAAAATAATCTCATTGAATATGATGAATTCTCTATGGACGATTCCTATTATGGAAAATACCTGGCTGAAATTTATGAAGCATATCAAAAGTATATTATAAAAAATAATGGCGTGGATTTTGATGACCTTCTTCTATATATAGTTAAGTTATTCGAAAATCATAAAGAAGTGCTTGCTCGTTACCAGGATCGATTCAAATATGTTATGATCGATGAATACCAGGACACCAACTTTGCACAATATAGATTTGCATACTTGCTCGCAAAAAAACATAAGAACCTATGTGTTGTCGGTGATGATGATCAATCGATTTATAGTTGGCGCGGTGCGAATGTTGGGAATATTCTTTCATTTGAAGATGACTATGACAAACCACACATCATTCGCATGACACAGAATTACAGATCTACCAAACGTGTGCTTTCTGCATCAAATGAGTTAATTTCGCATAATCAGTCCAGACACGAAAAGGAACTGTGGACAGATAAAGAAGAAGGCAAACAGATTTCCTTATATAATGTTCAAAATGAGAGGCAAGAAGCAGCTACTGTTTCCCAAAAGATCCAGGAACTACAAAATACCCGCAATGTCTCATTAAAAGATATTGCAGTATTTTATCGGTCAAACGCACAGTCAAGAGTTTTTGAAACTCAGTTCATAAAAGATCATATAGATTATAGGATCGTTGGCGGGGTGAACTTTTTTCAGCGCAAAGAGATAAAAGATATCGTTGCCTATCTTCGACTAATTGCCAATACTAAAGATAATGAGAGTTTCATGAGAATTGTGAATTTCCCAAAACGTGGAATCGGACAGACAACCGTTTCTCACCTTCTGGATTTCGCCGTTGAAAGACAACAATCATTACTTGAAGTAATAGATAATATTGAAGGCTGTGAAAGTCTTACAACTCCTGCAAAAGAGCATCTTGTATTATTCAAAAAGATGATCGATGATTTTGTCGATTTGTCTCAAAATGAACCAATCAATAATCTGGTGAAGAAAGTTGTTGATGTGACTGAGATTTTGGATTTTTATACACATCAGGACACGATTGAAAGTGAAAGTAAAGCAGATAACATCAGAGAATTTGTTGCATCAACTGATGAATTTGCCGAAAATTTTATTACTATTCATGATAAAGAACCCTCTTTGCAGGAGTACATGCAGAACCTTTCACTGGTTTCTGACATCGATTATTCAGATACTGATAGAGATGTTGTATCACTGATGACTATGCATAATGCCAAAGGACTTGAATTCCCCTATGTTTTTATCGTAGGAGCTGAAGATGGGTTGATTCCACACAGGAACTCAATGGAATCCTCAGGTGATATTGAAGAAGAGAGACGGTTGTTTTATGTGGCAATGACCCGTACTATTAAGGAATTATCTATCTCCTATGCCCAATCACGAAGATATTATGATTCGACTATGTCTTCATTCCCTTCCAGATTTTTAAATGAAATGAATACTCTTCATTTTCAAATGTATGATTTAACTCATTTTCAGATAGATGCAAGCTCCGTGTCCAATCATCGAAAACAAAAAAAGACCTTTGATTTAGGAACAAAAGATGATACGTTCAGGGTAGGACAGAGAGTCGAACACACCAGCTTCGGCAAGGGAAGAATTCTATCAATCAGGAAAGATGGTGAGTTAATTAAGTTGACAATATCTTTCGATTCTGGTGAATTAAAAAAAATAATATCGGATTATATTAAAGTATTATGA
- a CDS encoding undecaprenyl/decaprenyl-phosphate alpha-N-acetylglucosaminyl 1-phosphate transferase, giving the protein MNHFIIFAISFGVVFLLTFLVRKVAIELNFIDKPEERKFHKNPTALMGGLGILLGMIFTFFLSFFICIKLVPLLTSSLFYFIGLILVCFLGLFDDRYGMSPQIKFSIQFIIALIFIVGGRYINVIGPWFVTVPILLFWMAGLMNALNFLDNMDGITTGLASILGLGFFALGILTGNHFISLISAIFIGATFGFLPHNFHPAKIFLGDAGSMLIGYTLSVLGIVLLTELPKNFALLLPVLLLSYAIFDISLVSITRRRDGRRVLQGGKDHSTHRIGTATGSVKMTAVMVYLINILMVLITVIVYETFSQWVVLITTILFAFVFIFFGGKLDEIPILISRNQLKTNTSHDTTR; this is encoded by the coding sequence ATGAATCATTTTATTATATTTGCTATATCCTTTGGAGTGGTCTTCTTGCTTACTTTCCTTGTTCGGAAGGTAGCGATAGAACTGAATTTTATTGATAAACCGGAGGAACGAAAATTTCATAAAAATCCTACTGCTCTTATGGGAGGTTTGGGAATTCTTCTCGGAATGATATTTACTTTCTTCCTTAGTTTCTTTATCTGTATAAAACTAGTTCCCTTACTTACAAGCTCGCTTTTTTATTTTATCGGACTTATTCTTGTTTGTTTCCTGGGCTTATTCGACGATCGGTATGGTATGAGCCCCCAAATTAAATTTTCTATTCAGTTCATAATTGCTCTCATATTCATTGTTGGAGGTAGATACATTAACGTAATTGGACCATGGTTTGTTACCGTTCCTATACTCCTTTTCTGGATGGCTGGTCTCATGAATGCGCTGAATTTTCTCGATAACATGGACGGTATTACCACTGGTCTGGCATCAATACTTGGATTGGGTTTTTTTGCACTTGGAATTCTTACCGGCAATCACTTCATCTCTCTTATTTCAGCGATCTTCATTGGTGCTACTTTTGGATTTCTCCCTCACAATTTTCATCCTGCAAAGATCTTTCTTGGAGATGCTGGAAGTATGCTTATTGGCTATACCCTATCAGTCCTCGGTATCGTACTCCTGACAGAACTACCAAAAAACTTTGCACTTCTTCTACCTGTGTTATTGCTCTCTTATGCTATATTTGATATATCTTTAGTCAGTATTACACGAAGAAGAGACGGACGCCGTGTTCTGCAGGGAGGTAAAGACCATTCGACTCATAGGATCGGCACTGCTACAGGTTCTGTTAAGATGACAGCTGTAATGGTTTATCTCATCAATATACTCATGGTCCTAATAACAGTTATTGTTTATGAAACTTTTAGTCAATGGGTCGTACTTATTACAACGATCCTTTTCGCATTTGTGTTTATCTTCTTTGGAGGAAAACTGGACGAAATTCCAATTTTGATCTCTCGTAATCAACTGAAAACCAATACTTCACATGATACTACACGCTAA
- a CDS encoding (d)CMP kinase codes for MKKKIIVAIDGPASSGKSTTAKLLAKKLHCIYVDSGAMYRAVALYLLNHNINFDNKENLKKIVHQINIEIKPGHSSDENIIILNGEDVSKKIREPKITKYSSTFATDGIIRKRMVELQRKMAETRSIVMDGRDIGTVVFPDADYKFFLNASLDKRAKRRWLEDKARGHERKSFEQIKNELAFRDKTDSTREIAPLRKADDAIEIDTTNLSIQDQVDLIYNIIKK; via the coding sequence ATGAAGAAAAAAATAATCGTAGCAATCGATGGACCAGCAAGCTCGGGCAAGAGTACAACAGCAAAATTGCTTGCAAAAAAGCTACACTGTATATATGTTGATTCGGGGGCAATGTATCGCGCTGTAGCTCTCTACTTACTCAATCATAATATTAACTTTGATAATAAAGAGAATCTTAAGAAAATCGTTCATCAAATAAACATTGAAATCAAACCTGGTCACAGTTCCGATGAAAACATAATTATACTCAATGGAGAAGATGTTTCCAAGAAAATCCGAGAACCGAAGATCACCAAATATTCATCGACCTTTGCAACAGATGGAATTATCAGGAAAAGAATGGTTGAACTTCAACGAAAAATGGCTGAAACACGATCGATTGTTATGGATGGTAGAGATATCGGCACCGTTGTATTTCCAGATGCTGATTATAAGTTTTTTTTGAATGCTTCACTTGATAAAAGAGCTAAACGTCGATGGTTAGAAGATAAAGCAAGGGGGCATGAACGTAAATCTTTTGAGCAAATAAAGAATGAACTTGCATTTCGTGATAAAACCGATAGCACAAGAGAAATCGCTCCTCTGAGAAAAGCAGATGATGCAATCGAAATAGATACAACAAACCTATCAATTCAAGATCAGGTTGATCTGATCTATAACATCATAAAAAAATGA
- a CDS encoding 1-acyl-sn-glycerol-3-phosphate acyltransferase, translated as MKFLYRASITFIKTLMHFVWNMRIIGMNDIHFKSGCIVCANHQSAFDPPFLGSILPFECYFMAKAELFKNKAFGALIAYFNAIPVHRMGFTRGTIQKFVSLLNNKKNIMIFPEGSRKSFSAKPGIAKIAWETDAPIYPVKIENVDDLWACFFRKKQLRFIFREPFYAKEYKALVAESEYKKLATMILDRINGIENEHRNS; from the coding sequence ATGAAATTTCTTTATCGAGCAAGTATCACATTTATCAAAACCCTGATGCATTTTGTGTGGAATATGCGGATCATCGGAATGAATGATATTCATTTTAAAAGTGGATGCATTGTCTGCGCAAATCATCAAAGTGCGTTTGATCCGCCTTTTCTCGGCTCAATTCTTCCGTTTGAGTGTTATTTCATGGCAAAAGCTGAGTTATTTAAAAATAAAGCATTTGGTGCGCTTATTGCATATTTCAATGCAATTCCTGTTCATCGAATGGGTTTTACCCGTGGAACGATCCAAAAATTTGTTTCATTATTGAACAATAAGAAAAATATCATGATCTTTCCCGAAGGAAGTAGAAAATCTTTTTCTGCAAAACCGGGTATTGCAAAGATTGCCTGGGAGACGGATGCTCCCATTTATCCAGTTAAGATTGAAAATGTTGATGACCTGTGGGCTTGTTTCTTTAGAAAAAAACAGCTGCGCTTTATTTTTAGAGAACCATTCTATGCAAAAGAATATAAAGCATTGGTTGCAGAAAGCGAATATAAAAAACTTGCTACAATGATTCTGGATAGGATTAACGGAATTGAAAATGAACATAGAAACAGCTAA
- the ispH gene encoding 4-hydroxy-3-methylbut-2-enyl diphosphate reductase: protein MNIETAKHSGFCFGVKRAIQIATETAQSHEKTVTLGPIIHNPQMVEYLQKKGLHSIDDINDIQDETIIIRSHGITADNYKKLKEQDKKIVDATCPFVKKAQEFAQKLIEDGYQLYILGEKNHPEVEALLSYIDDTAVVVSNPDIEFPKPRKGRVALIAQTTQSEDKFERLASRLLSYCEELQIVKTICNATILRQEATRNLSQKVDIMIVIGGKNSANTTRLAEIARAEGCKTYHIETQEELKDEWFEDVETVGITAGASTPNWIIHSVKEKIKEMNETK, encoded by the coding sequence ATGAACATAGAAACAGCTAAACATTCAGGATTTTGTTTTGGTGTCAAAAGGGCAATTCAGATAGCTACAGAAACAGCACAAAGCCATGAAAAAACGGTTACGTTGGGTCCGATCATTCACAATCCTCAGATGGTCGAATATCTTCAGAAGAAGGGTCTTCACTCGATTGATGACATTAATGATATCCAAGATGAGACTATCATAATACGTTCTCATGGCATTACGGCGGATAATTACAAGAAATTAAAAGAGCAAGACAAGAAGATTGTTGATGCCACCTGTCCCTTCGTGAAAAAAGCACAGGAATTTGCGCAAAAATTAATAGAGGATGGTTATCAATTATATATCTTAGGAGAAAAAAATCATCCTGAGGTTGAAGCCTTGCTCAGCTATATTGATGACACTGCTGTCGTTGTATCTAATCCCGATATCGAGTTTCCCAAACCAAGAAAAGGTAGGGTGGCGCTCATTGCACAAACAACACAAAGTGAAGATAAATTTGAACGCCTTGCTTCAAGGCTTTTATCGTATTGTGAAGAACTCCAAATCGTAAAAACTATCTGCAATGCAACCATACTTCGGCAGGAAGCAACAAGAAATTTATCTCAAAAAGTTGACATCATGATCGTCATAGGCGGAAAAAATAGCGCAAATACGACACGTCTTGCTGAAATAGCTCGTGCTGAGGGTTGTAAGACCTATCATATCGAGACCCAGGAAGAGCTAAAAGACGAGTGGTTCGAGGATGTTGAAACTGTTGGGATTACTGCTGGTGCTTCAACTCCAAACTGGATAATACATAGTGTGAAAGAAAAAATAAAAGAAATGAATGAAACGAAATAA
- a CDS encoding 30S ribosomal protein S1: MADNVQARNKEKEISKVEKKEEVKTKAVEEVVGVEEVKEDNIEEIKKEIVKGKDEEVLETPEEVVEEEKEEIVVEEEEPQEEVQQEEKPSEDDSNKEVLDEVKDETEEEVPEPVEEKDEEEKEVLEEKEEEVEAEPEPELEEKVEDTVEEDKEEQVKEKTETPKPEAPKKRATKAKKEKEDKNEEMTSLENQIKMYEETMETVRSGNIVEGNIIRVDQTEVLVDIGFKAEGVVPLTEFEPDEEINVGDKVSVYIVNREGKNGRPFLSKKRADIQKTWAELEEKSSSNDVVQGTVLKRVKGGLIVDVSGINTFLPASQVSTKTLPNLDHFVGKELDFRIINYNRDKENIVISRKIVIEEEVEKKKEDLMEKLQVDAEIDGVVKNIMEYGVFVDLGGIDGLLHISDMSWGHITHPSEMLNIGDKIKVKVLDFNKDNEKVSLGLKQLVPHPWKNIEIKYPEGSKVEGKVTNITNYGAFVELEKGVEGLIHVSEMSWTKQITHPKQMLKVEDAVNAIVLNVDKDEHRISLGLKQVEPNPWLTIGVTHPVGSTVTGKIKNITNFGAFMEVEKDIDGLIHISDLSWTKRIMHPSEVLKKGQEVTAVVLSIDKVMQRIALGLKQLQDDPWENIEEKFPINSEHEIEVIKIIPKGALVLADKESEIEGFIPTSHLGIPGLEEPELAFDHNEIIPVKVIEADKENRRLIFSVKTYFFGRDEEEVNTFVQDHLEKIKDRRKKREEAAVKPQKKEEAPIEDTPTEEEVPLPEE; the protein is encoded by the coding sequence ATGGCTGATAACGTACAAGCTAGAAACAAAGAAAAAGAAATTTCTAAGGTAGAAAAAAAAGAAGAAGTTAAAACAAAGGCAGTGGAAGAGGTTGTTGGGGTTGAAGAAGTGAAGGAAGATAATATTGAGGAAATAAAAAAGGAAATTGTTAAAGGAAAAGATGAAGAGGTTCTTGAAACTCCAGAAGAAGTAGTTGAAGAAGAAAAAGAGGAAATTGTTGTAGAAGAAGAGGAACCTCAGGAAGAAGTTCAACAGGAAGAGAAACCATCCGAAGACGATTCAAACAAAGAAGTTCTGGATGAAGTCAAAGATGAAACTGAAGAAGAAGTCCCGGAACCTGTCGAAGAAAAGGATGAAGAAGAGAAAGAAGTACTTGAAGAAAAAGAGGAAGAAGTTGAAGCAGAACCTGAACCTGAACTAGAAGAAAAGGTTGAAGATACAGTTGAGGAAGACAAAGAAGAACAAGTTAAAGAAAAAACGGAAACTCCAAAACCTGAAGCTCCAAAGAAAAGGGCTACAAAAGCCAAAAAGGAAAAGGAAGATAAAAATGAGGAGATGACCTCACTTGAGAATCAAATCAAGATGTATGAGGAAACCATGGAAACAGTCCGCTCGGGCAATATTGTTGAAGGAAATATTATTCGAGTTGATCAGACCGAGGTTCTTGTTGACATTGGCTTTAAAGCCGAAGGTGTGGTTCCGCTTACAGAATTTGAACCAGACGAGGAAATCAATGTTGGTGATAAAGTATCAGTTTACATCGTCAATAGAGAAGGTAAGAACGGACGTCCGTTCCTTTCAAAGAAAAGGGCTGACATCCAAAAAACCTGGGCAGAGCTAGAAGAGAAATCCTCGAGTAATGATGTTGTCCAAGGAACGGTTTTGAAGCGAGTCAAGGGTGGTCTCATCGTTGATGTGAGTGGTATCAATACATTTCTTCCCGCATCACAAGTTTCCACGAAAACCCTCCCCAATTTAGACCATTTTGTTGGAAAAGAGCTGGATTTCAGGATCATTAATTATAACCGCGATAAAGAAAATATTGTCATCTCCCGCAAGATCGTGATCGAAGAAGAGGTGGAGAAGAAAAAAGAAGACCTGATGGAAAAACTCCAGGTTGATGCTGAAATTGATGGTGTTGTTAAGAATATTATGGAATATGGTGTTTTTGTAGATCTTGGTGGTATTGACGGTCTCCTTCATATTTCCGACATGTCCTGGGGTCATATTACTCATCCTTCTGAAATGCTGAATATTGGCGACAAAATAAAAGTTAAAGTCCTTGATTTCAACAAGGATAACGAAAAAGTATCTCTTGGTCTGAAACAGCTTGTACCTCATCCCTGGAAGAATATTGAGATCAAGTATCCCGAAGGATCCAAGGTCGAAGGCAAGGTTACGAATATTACAAATTATGGCGCATTCGTTGAACTTGAGAAAGGTGTCGAAGGACTTATCCATGTGTCTGAAATGTCATGGACAAAGCAGATTACACACCCCAAGCAAATGTTAAAGGTTGAAGATGCGGTCAATGCAATCGTCCTTAATGTCGATAAAGATGAGCATCGAATTTCTCTTGGTCTAAAGCAGGTTGAACCGAATCCGTGGCTCACGATCGGCGTTACACATCCAGTAGGTTCAACAGTTACCGGAAAAATTAAGAATATTACTAATTTCGGTGCTTTTATGGAAGTTGAAAAAGATATCGATGGGCTTATCCACATATCTGACCTCTCATGGACCAAACGAATCATGCATCCGAGTGAAGTTCTTAAAAAAGGTCAGGAAGTTACCGCAGTAGTTCTTTCCATTGACAAAGTGATGCAAAGGATTGCTCTTGGATTGAAGCAGCTTCAAGATGATCCCTGGGAGAACATCGAAGAGAAATTTCCAATAAACTCAGAGCATGAGATAGAAGTTATTAAGATCATCCCCAAAGGTGCGTTGGTATTAGCTGATAAGGAATCAGAAATCGAGGGATTCATTCCTACTTCTCATCTCGGTATACCGGGATTGGAAGAACCTGAACTTGCTTTCGATCATAATGAAATCATTCCTGTAAAGGTCATTGAGGCTGATAAAGAGAATAGAAGATTGATCTTCAGCGTAAAAACATATTTCTTTGGAAGAGATGAAGAAGAAGTAAATACCTTTGTGCAAGATCATTTAGAGAAGATTAAAGATCGCAGGAAAAAAAGAGAAGAAGCTGCAGTCAAACCTCAGAAAAAAGAAGAAGCACCTATTGAAGATACACCAACCGAAGAAGAGGTGCCTTTACCTGAAGAATAA
- a CDS encoding endonuclease/exonuclease/phosphatase family protein, with amino-acid sequence MKNIFVISIVSLLIVIGCGENNTYHPTPEDPSVDSVSYGTDGTFDIMTWNIENYPKSGHTTNSLIVDIITSLKVDLIALQEIESNSYFQLLLDSLLGWNGLRSTTAHGAEDLLVAYIYNMSTVSVQNSYEIFENDSYAFPRAPFIIECTWNGHSVVVINNHLKCCGNGIFDGDEWDEEKRRQAASESLQVFIEGTYPNDAVIVLGDLNDKINDPQSQNVFWNFIEDDLEYEFIDMGIAVGSNYWWSWGDGYSHIDHILVTSELFSHIQDVSSLRLQDAFDGGWNEYEGYISDHIPVATRIDFSQ; translated from the coding sequence ATGAAAAATATTTTTGTTATTTCTATTGTTTCACTCCTTATTGTTATAGGATGTGGAGAAAATAATACCTATCATCCCACGCCTGAAGATCCCTCAGTTGACAGTGTATCATATGGAACAGACGGCACTTTTGATATCATGACATGGAACATTGAAAATTATCCTAAGTCAGGACATACGACAAATTCTCTGATTGTTGATATCATTACATCACTTAAGGTTGACCTGATAGCTCTCCAGGAAATTGAATCAAACAGCTATTTCCAGCTTTTGTTGGATAGCCTTCTCGGATGGAATGGGCTGCGTTCAACGACTGCACATGGAGCTGAAGACCTACTTGTCGCCTACATATATAATATGTCAACAGTATCAGTTCAGAACAGTTATGAAATTTTCGAAAATGATTCTTATGCTTTTCCACGAGCACCCTTCATTATTGAGTGTACGTGGAATGGACATTCTGTGGTTGTAATAAATAACCATTTGAAATGCTGTGGCAATGGGATCTTTGATGGAGACGAATGGGATGAAGAAAAGAGGCGACAAGCAGCCAGTGAAAGTTTACAGGTATTTATCGAAGGAACTTATCCCAATGATGCCGTTATTGTACTCGGAGATCTGAACGATAAAATCAACGATCCGCAAAGCCAGAATGTTTTTTGGAATTTTATCGAAGATGATCTTGAGTATGAATTTATAGATATGGGAATTGCAGTTGGTTCGAACTATTGGTGGTCATGGGGAGATGGGTATAGCCATATTGATCATATTCTTGTAACAAGTGAATTATTTTCACATATCCAGGATGTAAGTTCATTGCGGTTGCAAGATGCTTTTGATGGTGGGTGGAATGAATATGAGGGATACATTTCGGACCATATTCCTGTAGCTACCAGAATTGACTTTTCACAATAA